In a single window of the Mycteria americana isolate JAX WOST 10 ecotype Jacksonville Zoo and Gardens unplaced genomic scaffold, USCA_MyAme_1.0 Scaffold_74, whole genome shotgun sequence genome:
- the IRAK1 gene encoding LOW QUALITY PROTEIN: interleukin-1 receptor-associated kinase 1 (The sequence of the model RefSeq protein was modified relative to this genomic sequence to represent the inferred CDS: inserted 2 bases in 1 codon), which translates to MAGPGPGPGPGPGPGPGPGPGPGPGPGPYLYELPAWLMCSFCRLMDALNRSDWERFASRLVPEQGELRLAAASPGPTAAVLWGWAQRNGRLRELLELLRGLRLLRAHDLLAAWYPGLASPTEPPPLPPTEPPPAARDPQPAAAPHGPPGPPLGCRHRLRLGPPEMVPPRAVPAPPGTPPQRPPQHPQPAPPAPGPPALASLCSSLASLGPGPPPAAPQAPPPVAPPPPRPFRWRLGELAGATGGFADTHKVGEGGFGVVYRARLRHTDYAVKRLRQDADLDWGVLVNSFVTEVEKLSRYRHPNIVELSGVCAEGGHFCLVYVFMPNGSLEQRLGAQCPQPPLTWGQRLHVLLGTARALQFLHRDTPALVHGDVKSSNILLDAGLSPRLSDFGLARAPXRGGGGGRSGTLGGSRSLRGTLAYLPPEYLRGGALAPALDTYSFGVVSGGRPGTGGHPKKGGN; encoded by the exons atggccgggccggggccggggccggggccggggccggggccggggccggggccggggccggggccggggccggggccggggccgtacCTGTACGAGCTGCCCGCCTGGCTCATGTGCAGCTTCTGCCGCCTGATGGACGCGCTGAACCGCTCGGACTGGGAGCGCTTCG CCTCGCGGCTGGTGCCGGAGCAGGGGGAGCTGCGCCTGGCGGCCGCCAGCCCGGGCCCCACGGCCGccgtgctgtggggctgggcccagCGCAACGGGCGCCtgcgggagctgctggagctgctgcgggggctgcgcCTGCTGCGGGCCCACGACCTGCTGGCCGCCT GGTACCCCGGCCTGGCCTCCCCCACGGagccccccccgctgccccccacggagcccccccccgctgcccgtGACCCCCAGCCCGCGGCTgctccccacggcccccccgggccccccctcGGATGCCGGCACCGCCTCCGCCTGGGACCCCCCGAAATGGTCCCCCCCAG AGCCGTCCCTGCccctcccgggacccccccccagcgccctcctcagcacccccagcctgcaccccccgctcccggccccccc gcgCTGGCGTCGCTGTGCTCGTCCCTGGCCTCGCtgggccccgggcccccccccgcggccccccaagcccccccccccgtcgcccccccgcccccccgccccttccGCTGGCGGCTGGGGGAGCTGGCGGGGGCCACGGGGGGCTTCGCCGACACCCACAAGGTGGGCGAGGGCGGCTTCGGGGTGGTCTACCGCGCCCGCCTGCGTCACACCGACTACGCCGTCAAGCGCCTGCGGCAG GACGCTGACCTCGACTGGGGCGTCCTCGTCAACAGCTTCGTTACCGAGGTGGAGAAGCTCTCCCG gtaccGGCACCCCAACATCGTGGAGCTGTCGGGGGTCTGCGCCGAGGGGGGGCACTTCTGCCTCGTCTACGTCTTCATGCCCAACGGGTCCCTGGAGCAGCGTCTGGGGGCGCag tgcccccagccccccctgacGTGGGGCCAGCGCCTGCACGTGCTGCTGGGCACGGCCCGAGCCCTCCAGTTCCTGCACCGCGACACCCCGGCACTGGTGCACGGCGACGTCAAGAG ctcCAACATCCTGCTGGacgcggggctgagcccccgccTGAGCGACTTCGGGCTGGCGcgagcccc ccgggggggcggggggggccgcagCGGCACCCTGGGGGGCTCGCGCAGCCTGCGGGGCACCCTGGCCTACCTGCCCCCCGAGTACCTGCGCGGGGGGGCCCTGGCCCCCGCCCTCGACACCTACAGCTTCGGCGTGGTGAGTGGGGGGCGCCCCGGAACGGGGGgacaccccaaaaagggggggaACA